A stretch of Mya arenaria isolate MELC-2E11 chromosome 14, ASM2691426v1 DNA encodes these proteins:
- the LOC128216248 gene encoding E3 SUMO-protein ligase NSE2-like, with protein MPGEEKKFRNMTTKLIQFDNNIQNIKKAIEEVKNAELDDGECMEDVLHAKLAVMKSNEPNFQQHEKLQQLNERIFRALHPGITITHILKLLSPKMTMLGTCEDDDIEMTQEINTKCPYTGMDMVHPVRNKLCGHNYEREGIMQYIKQRMNKAKCPLSGCGNEKPVEESDLVENKELKRYIEKNKKSK; from the exons ATGCCAG gtgaagaaaaaaagtttcgAAACATGACCACAAAACTTATTCAATTTGATAACAACatccaaaacattaaaaaggCAATTGAAGAAGTGAAGAATGCT GAATTAGATGACGGGGAATGCATGGAAGATGTACTGCATGCCAAGCTGGCAGTGATGAAATCCAATGAACCAAATTTTCAACAACATGAGAAACTGCAACAACTGAATGAGCGAATATTCCGGGCTCTTCATCCTGgtataacaat TACTCATATATTAAAACTTTTGTCCCCAAAAATGACCATGCTGGGGACTTGTGAAGATGATGATATCGAAATGACCCAGGAGATCAACACCAAGTGTCCATACACAGGCATGGACATGGTCCACCCAGTACGCAACAAACTGTGCGGTCACAACTATGAGCGAGAGGGGATCATGCAGTATATCAAGCAGCGAATGAATAAGGCCAA GTGCCCTTTAAGTGGATGTGGAAACGAGAAACCCGTTGAAGAATCGGACCTGGTTGAGAATAAAGAACTGAAAAGATATATAGagaaaaacaagaaatcaaAATGA